A genome region from Candidatus Fusobacterium pullicola includes the following:
- the rpsG gene encoding 30S ribosomal protein S7, with translation MSRRRAAVKRDVLPDSRYSDKVVTKVINSIMLDGKKAIAEGIFYSAMDLIKEKTGQEGYDVFKQALENIKPQIEVRSRRIGGATYQVPVEVKADRQQTLAIRWLTLYTRQRKEYGMIEKLAAELIAAANNEGATIKKKEDTYKMAEANRAFAHYKI, from the coding sequence ATGTCAAGAAGAAGAGCAGCAGTAAAAAGAGATGTACTACCTGATTCTAGATATTCTGATAAGGTGGTAACTAAAGTTATCAACTCAATCATGTTAGATGGTAAAAAAGCAATAGCAGAAGGAATATTCTATTCAGCTATGGATTTAATAAAAGAGAAAACTGGTCAAGAGGGGTACGATGTATTTAAACAAGCTTTAGAAAACATCAAACCACAAATCGAAGTTAGATCAAGAAGAATCGGAGGAGCTACTTACCAAGTACCAGTAGAAGTTAAAGCAGATAGACAACAAACTTTAGCTATCAGATGGTTAACTCTTTATACAAGACAAAGAAAAGAGTATGGTATGATCGAGAAGTTAGCAGCAGAATTAATCGCAGCAGCTAACAACGAAGGAGCTACTATTAAGAAGAAAGAAGATACATATAAAATGGCAGAAGCTAACAGAGCTTTCGCACACTATAAAATCTAA
- the rpsL gene encoding 30S ribosomal protein S12 produces MPTLSQLIKNGRDTLSEKKKSPALQGNPQRRGVCVRVYTTTPKKPNSALRKVARVKLTNGIEVTCYIPGEGHNLQEHSIVLVRGGRTKDLPGVRYKVIRGALDTAGVAKRKQSRSKYGAKKA; encoded by the coding sequence ATGCCTACTTTAAGTCAATTAATAAAAAATGGTAGAGACACTCTATCAGAAAAGAAAAAATCACCAGCATTACAAGGAAACCCACAAAGAAGAGGAGTTTGTGTAAGAGTTTATACTACTACACCTAAGAAACCTAACTCAGCTTTAAGAAAGGTTGCCAGAGTAAAATTAACTAACGGAATCGAAGTTACTTGTTACATTCCTGGAGAGGGACACAACTTACAAGAGCACTCAATCGTACTTGTAAGAGGAGGAAGAACAAAAGACTTACCAGGGGTTAGATATAAAGTTATAAGAGGAGCTTTAGATACAGCTGGAGTTGCTAAGAGAAAACAATCAAGATCTAAATATGGAGCTAAAAAAGCGTAA